GGAAGAGCGAAGGCAAGCGCGGACACCACCAGGGCGTGTCCGACCGCGACCCAGCCGGAGAGCCTCGGCGAGGACACCAGGGCTGCGTCCGCAAGCAGGATCGCGGTCAAAAGAAGTGCGTTCCACGGGCCTGGCCCGGGGCCACGCGTCAGGAAGCTCACCGCATCGATGACCAGGCACATGACCCCCACCAGGACGGACTGACGTGCCAGGGACCGCTCTGTTTCGTTCGTACCTGCGCGGCCGAGTCACCGGCGCAGCGCAGAGCGGTCCACCTCGCTCGTGTTGCTGAGCATCTGGTCATTGCGCCCGGCGCGAGAGGGCCGGAAGTCACTCCTGAGAGGGACAGCGATCACATCAGGGTGTGACGCCGGGCGGTGGCTTCTGCTCCTAGCGTGCCGCCATGTGCTTGTCCCTCTTCCGCCGCCGGACGGTGGCCCTCGCCGGCTACGCCGCCTTCCTCAGGGAGCGCGGTGAGGAGGTGCGAGTTCAATTGCGTGAGAGTCATCTCAGCAGTGTTTTACATGCATTTGAAGTTAATGATGGGCCCTTCTACCTTCGAGATGCGGGCGGCGGATGAAACACGGTTTCGCCTGGTCCGCCTGGTCTTCTTGTTTCACCCCCTCTGCTCAGACGGGAGCACACCATGTCCGAAATGCTTCAGACCGCTGACGTCGCCACCTCCGACGCCGATCTGCTCGCACAGACCGCCAATGCCGTGCGCGCGGCGGGGTCGGTGCTCCGGGAGCGGTTCGGAGACGTGGTCCGCTACGAGACCCGCGAAGACCTGATGCGTGCGCTCGCCGTCAACGACGATGCGGCTCTCGACATCCTGCGCCCCACCCTCACCAGCCTGCGCCCGGACGCCGGCTGGGTGGAGGACGAACTGGACGGCGGGGCACTGCCGTCCGGTGAATGGTGGGTCGTGGACCCGGCCGAGGGCAACGTCAACCACCTGCACGCCCTGCCCGAGTGGGCGGTGACCGCCACTCTCGTCCGCGACAACCAGCCGGTGCTCACCGCGGTCTACCTGCCGTTGACCGGTGAGACCTACACCGCACTCGTCGGCGCCGGCGCTCACCTCGACGGCCGCCCGCTGCACGTCTCCCCGACCGCCGACCTCGGCCTGGGCATCGTGGCCACCAGCCAGGCCCGGCCCGACGAGGACGAGGAGGTGGTGCGGCGCGTCGGCTCGTCGATCACCGCGATGCTCTTCGGCGCGCTCGTCGTGCGCACCTCCGTGCCCGCCACCCTGCACCTGCTGAACGTGGCCGCCGGACGGATCGACGCCTTCTGGCAGTTCGCCGGCGCCCGCGCGGACCTGCTTCCCGGAGCTCTGCTCGTCACCGAGGCCGGCGGACAGATCTCCGACGCCCAGGGCCGCCCCTGGACCCCTCAGAGCGAGAGCTTCCTGGCCGCCGCACCCGGCATCCACGCAGAAGCCGTCGCCACGCTCTCCCGCTGACCGCGCCCCTCACAACTCGCACCAACCAAAGGACCTCATCACCATGAGCACGATCGCAGTTCTCGGAAACGGCCGTGTCGGCAGCAACCTCGCCCAAGCCCTCACCACGGCAGGCCACGAGGTGACCGTGACAGACCGCACGCCGGGCGCCGCCGCCGACGCCGCCCGCACAGCCCAGATCGTCATCAACGCCACCCCGGGCGCCGGCTCGCTGGAACGGCTCACCGCACTGCGCGAGGAACTTCGAGGCAAGATCCTCGTCGACGTCTCCAACGCCACCACCGACGGTCCGGACGGACTGCCCGCCAACCTGATCTACTCCGGCTCAAGCCTCGCCGAGCGGCTCCAGCACGCCCTCCCCGACACGCACGTCGTCAAGACCCTCAACACGATGCTGTTCATGGTCATGACCGCCCCGGGACAGCTGTCCACCTCGCCCACCGCCTACCTGTCCGCAAACGACGAGCAGGCCAAGAAGACCGTCACCGGCCTCCTCACCGACCTGGGCTGGGATCCTGCCTGGATCGAGGACCTCGGCGACATCACCACCGCCCGCGCCACCGAAGCCATGATCCTCATCGTTCCCCACATCATCCGCCGCAACGGCTTCACCCCCTTCGCCGTCTCCCTCGCCCGCTGACTTCGCCGCCCGGGGACACATGTCCCCGTGTCGCCGACTGACCGAGATCACGGCTTACGCCGACCTTGCGCCCGACGCCGGATCCGATGCCCTTGCAGGCGATGCGCGGGACTGATCCCGCGCTGACGTAGCCAGTGTCAAGGGGCGGGGTGTCTTACGTAGCTATCTTTTGGCCATCCATTGCGGAGATACGTATGTCTCAGGATTTGTTACGCGCCACGACCGCTGCCGTCCGCCAGGCGGGCGCCCGGCTGCGGAAGCGCTATTCCACCGCCGCTCGCCAGCGGGGGCTGCCCGACATGCTCGCCGATCTTCACGCCAACGACCTGGCCGTCGTCGACGTGCTGGAATCCGCGCTGGCCGAGATCCTCCCCGAGGCGCACTGGCTCAACGACGAGCACGGCTCCGGCCCGCTGCCCGAAGGCGCGTGGTGGCTGATCGATCCGGTGGGAGGAAACCTCAACGCCGTGCACGGAATGACCGACTGGAACATCGGGGTCAGCCTGGTCCGGGACCAACGCCCCGTCCTCGCGGTGCTGTATTTCCCGCTGCTGGACGAGATGTTCACCGCCACCGAGGGCGGTGGCGCCTTTCTCAACGGAGTGCCCCTGCGGGTTTCCGACAAGCAGTCACTCGACGGCGCGCTGACCGGAACCGGCCAGGCACAGCCCGGCACGACCGCCGCCCTGGCCGACCGCACAGGCGCCTCGTTCGCCGCAATGTCCAAAGCAGCACTGTACGTCCGGATCTCGGTGCCGGTCAGCCACCAGCTCGCCCAGGTCGCGGCGGGACGGATGGATCTCCACTGGCAGTTCGACAACGTCCGCGCCCACGCCGGCGGTGTGCTGCTGGTGCTGGAGGCCGGCGGACTGGTCACCGACCTCGACGGCAAGCACGCGGATCCGCAGCTTGACAGCACTGCTGAGACGGAGCCCGAAGGTGGTGTCCGCGCTACCGCGACGCCGAACATAGCTGCACGCACTGCGGACACCGCACCGACTGTCCTGCAGGCAGCCTCAACCAGCCCGGTCCTCCCTCCGCCGCCTTCCGCGTCGCCTATCGCAGGTGACCCGGGCGCATCACGATCCCCTTGCCGTCGACGCTGAGCACCAGCACGTTCGGCTGTCGGCCGGGGCAGGGGTGCGCGCGGCAAAGAAAGCCGCGATGTCCACCGCGGCTGCCCGCACGAGCTGTTCGGCCTGGCGTTTGCCCACCGCCCGCGCCCCGCAGCGGCGTTCGATCGCCTCCAGAGCCTGGTCGTAGGAGCCGCGGACCGCTTCCAGCACGACCAGACGCCGAAGGCTCAGGCTGTGCCGCTCGCGCGGCAGCCCCAGCACCTGATCGGCCGGATAGCAGTTGGCAAGGCCCGGTGCGCGCAGCGCGCACCGGGTGACGGTCACCGGCCCGACCACGGTGGCCAGTTGGCGCCGGTGACCTTTCTCCAGCCGGGTCCGGCCCGCGGCGAGTCGGGCTTGCCCGCCGGCGTCGAGGGCCGCCAGTGCGGCTTCCTCCCGGCGGGCGCGCAGGTCGAAGTGCCCGTGCAGGAGGAGGCGGGCCAGCTCCCTCGCCCCCTGTTCGGCGTCTTCCTCCACCCGTTCATGGGGCAGGAGCAGAGCTTCGGGACGGGAGAGGGAATCGATGAGACAAAGGGCTTGTCCCGCAAAGGGCCGGCTGGCGCCCGCGCCGGGGTGCTGAGCGGGATACTCGCGGGACCTCGACGCGGGGCTGTGACAGCCTGCGGACATGCCAGAGCTGCGGGTTCATGCGGGTCGTCACTACGCCATCCAGTTTCACTACGCATTGCCGGACGACGCCTGGTGTGTGGAGCTGAGCGAGGCCGTCCCGGCGCCGGTCGCATGGGCTGAGATGCACAACGCCGAGACGCACCTGCCTGGAGCTGCCTTCCTGGTGGCGGTGATACCCGACGAGGATCCGGACCTGGAGCCGACCATCCACATCCACAGCCACGACGAACACGTCATCCCCTACGAGATCATGCGCTGGTTCATGGAGCACGTGGCCCAGCAGGTTGAACGTTGCCGCATCGCCTTCGAGCAGGGAGAAGCCGAAGCAGTGGAATGATCACGCAGTGACTGGTGTGATCACGGCGTCGGAGCCTTCCTGGATAACCCCGTTCGGCGGGCTGAGCCCGCGTCAGTTCGGCAAGCTGATCACCGCGCTCCGGCGCGAGGGTGCAGATCCGGTGCGCAAGGGCCGGCCGTGGAGTCTGCCGTTGGAGGATCGCGTGTTGCTGGTCGCCGCGTAGTGGCGGACGAACCTGACCCTGCGCCAACTGGCACCGATCTTCGGAGTGTCCAAGTCCGCAGCCGACCGCATCATCAACACCTCGGACCCGCGCTCGCGCTCCAGCAACGCAAGCGTTTCCCCAAGGACGCCGTGTTGATTGTGGATGGCACCCTGGTCCTCACGCGCGACCACAGCATTGCCGAGCAGTCGAAGAACTACCGGTATGCGACCAACCACCAGGTCGTCATCGACGCCGACACTCAGCTGATCGTTGCGGTCGGCCGGCCGTTGCCCGGCAACCGCCACGACTGCAAGGCGTGGGATCTGTCGGGAGCGAAGGACGCCGTCGGCAGGACCACGGCCATCGCGGACGGTGGCTACGGGCCGGCGGTGAGCCAACGCCATACCGTCCGTTCCGAGCTGCCCAACGCGTGTGCGACCAAACGGATGTGAGTGGACATCAGCTCAGCCTCCAGACCGAGCAAGGGTTCCACTAGCCTCGGGCTTTCACGAGCGGTGCCGTCTACCGCTTGCTCAGAGACGCGAGAAGTGCTCCTGAACTGCATCGATGAGACCTGTGGAGGGTCCTGGCCGTTGCTGTCGAAGGAGCACTTCTCAGGTGAAGACCGCATGTCCGCGTCCAGCGCCACGGGTGGGGTCTGACGGGTGGGGTGCTGCTGGTCGAGACCGCACGGGCCCGCATGAGGTGATAATGATCGTTAGCGGCCTGTGCGTATTACTTGGGGGGTCTTGTGAGTCTGAGTCCGCGCGAGGTGTTTCTCCGGCTTGTTCATGGGGTCGCCGACGGGAACTTGAGCGAGTTGCCTGACCTGTATGGCGAGGTCACCGATGTCCGGCATCCGATGGCGACGCCGGAGTCCGAGCCGTTGACGAGTCGGCGTGCGCTCCGGGAGCACTTCACGGTGCCGCCGGAAGTTCGGGAGTCCTTGCCGAAGAGGCGTGTCGTCGATGTCGTCGTTCACGAGACCGCCGATCCTGAAGTGATCGTCGCCGAGTTCGCCTACGAGTTCACGTTGCCGGACGACTCCATGGCCAAGGTGCCCTGCATCTTCGTGATGCGTGTGCGGGACGGTCAGATCATCGAGTCACGCGACTACATCGATCCGATCCGTACGTACACGGCACGCGGGGACCTTGACCGCCTCATCGCGTCGTTGCGTAAGGGCGCTTCTTAACCCCCGCGCTTTCCGAGGTGGGCTGTCCAAAGGAAAGTGCTCTTGACCTGCAACGATAGGACTTGCTGAGGATCCTGTGGCTGCGAGGGAAAGAGCACTTCCCAGGTGAGAGAGCCTATCGCGTCCTACCCGCGTGTCCGTGTCCAGAGTGACGGTCGGCAGGTGGTCTCGCAGGTCGGTGCGGTCCTGTTGGTGGAGACAGTCCGCAAGATCGGTCTTGACCGGTGATATCCGCGGCACTGGCGACCTGGCGGAAGCCACGGGCCGTCCACGATCCCGGGAAGATCCTCCTGGACCTTGCCCTGGCGGTCGCGCTCGGCGGGGACTGCCTCGCCGACATCGCCCTGCTGCGGTCCGAGCCAGCCGTGTTCGGGCCGGTCGCCTCCGACCCGACGGTCTCCCGCCTGACCGATACCCTCGCCTCCTCGGGCGAGAAGGCGCTCACGGCGATCCGCGCCGCACGTTCCGAAGTCCGAGCCCATGTATGGGCGTTGGCCGGAGAACGGGCTCCGGATGCCGGCGGGCAGGTGACCGTGGACCTGGACGGAGTACTCGTCCTGGCCCACTCGGACAAGCAGGACGCGGCCCCGACCTGGAAGAAGACCTACGGCCACCACCTGCTGATGGGGTTCGTCGACCACGGCCCTGGAGGGACCGGCGAACCGGTCGCGGCCCTCCTGCGTCCCGGGAATGCGGGTTCGAACACGGCTACCGACCACATCACCGCCGTCCGCCTCGCCCTGGCCCAACTGCCGAAGAAGTACCGGCGGGGCCGGCGGACCCTGATCCGCTGTGATTCCGCGGGCGGGACCCATGAGTTCGTGGCCTGGCTCGCCCAGCGTGGGCGGTGGTTGTCCTACTCGGTCGGCATGATCACCGAGACCATCCACCAGTGCGTTCTCCAGATCCCGGCCTCGGCCTGGACACCGGCGGTCGAGTCGGACGGCGAGGTCCGTGACGGGGCCTGGGCCGCCGAACTCACCGGGGACCTGCTGGACGGCTGGCCGCGGGGCATGCGGCTGATCGTCCGCAAGGAACGTCCCCATCCCGGGGCCCAGTTGAGGATCACCGACGCGGACGGCATGCGGATCACCTGCTTCGCCACCAACACCGCCAGCCGTCCGATCGCCGAACTCGAGCTCCGTCACCGGCTGCGAGCCCGCGCGGAGTACCGGATCCGGGCCGCCCGGTCGACCGGCCTGCGGAACTTGCCCCTGCACGACACCACGCAGAACAAGGTCTGGCTGGAGATCGTCCAGATCGCACTTGATCTGCTGGCCTGGATGCCCATGTTCGCCCTGACCGGCCAGGCGAGACTCTGGGAACCGCGTCGCCTGCGGTTCCGCCTGTTCTCCGCTGCCGGACAGCTCGTCACCACCGGCCGGCGCCGGATCCTCCGCCTCGCACGCCACTGGCCCTGGACGTTCGAAATCACCACCGCTCTCGAACGGCTCGCACTCTTGCCAAACCCCGGATGACCAGCGGTTCTCCTGGTCCTACGACAGAACGTTCCAGTCCGGAGCAGTGGAACCCGGCGTCCACCCGAGACGACACTCGGGCTCTCGACCTGCCCAGCATCGGCCATCGACAACGAAACGGACCACCGACTCCCTCGGAGGCCCGTCAAGAAAGATCGAGGTTAGCGCCTGGTGGCCCCCGTTCACGATCTGCCCTGGCTTCCGCGCCCACGACGTGGATAGGTACCGTCATGTTGACTGACCTAAGGTCGAGTTCACCTGTCCAATGAAGGATCTGGCCCTTGGTGGAGGCCGGATGGGAGTATCTATGGAACCAATATCACTGTTGGCGGCGAGCGGCATCTGGGAGGCGTTGCTAGCCACCAGTGGCAGTACATCCGAGACGGAGCTGCGCCGCGCTTGACAGAACTCGCAAGAGTATCTTCGTCGTTGGCGAGCGTGGGCCTTGTTTGGTGGCGTCATCGCGGTGACTTTCCCCCTCGGTGTGTGGCTCATCGGCGGTCTCGAGAACTGGGATCAGCGAGCCGTCGCCATGGCTGCCGCGGCCTCGCTTCTGGCGGGAGGCGGAGCGCTGGCGTGGTCGTTTGGCCGCTTGCAGAGACGTAGATTTATCCACCGCTACACAACCGAACTGAAGGCCAAAGAGCAGGCCGCAAATAGCGACAGGGCCGAGTCTGAGCAACTTGAACTGGTGCGTCTGTGGGAGACCACGAGCCGTCGACTCGACCTTTACCATCAGATAGCTACCCGACAGGCAGAGCAAAGCTTTCGGCATGCCCAAATCGCAATGGCTGTTGGATTCGCAACCATCGTTGTCGCTGCGAGTATTGCTGCATTGGCCGCTAGGACCACGGCAGGAAGTATCGTCTCGGGCGTCTTGGGAGCAACCGGTGCGGCGATGGCCGCTTATATTGGGCGGACCTTCGTGCGCTCTCGCGAGGTCGCCGCGACCCACCTGCGTTCGTACTTTCTGCAGCCCTTGGAGTTTTCTCGCTACCTTGCTGCGGAGCGGCTGATCGGAACGTTGACGCCAGAGGCTCGACCGAGCGCGGTTGATCATCTTGCGCAAGCGATCATTCTGGGGCGAGTGCCTGGTGCCGATGCAGAGACGGACACGACCAATGGCGGCAGCGCCGACACGACTTGAGAGCAGTGACCAGGCCTATGTGAGGTGCGCGACGGGCGCACGTAGTCCTGGCGTCGGCCGCTCGCATCGGCTCACCTCCCAGGCGGCGCTCACCACCCGCTGATAATCGTTCGGGCCGAGCAGGTCGAGCAGGAACCGGCAGACCTGGTATGCGAGGTCGACGCGTGCGTCGGTCTGCATTCCGAAGCGTCGCTCGAAAGCCCACTGCCTCTGGACGCCGAGCAAGTCGTGCCTGGTTGGGTGCGAGGTCTCACCGTAGACCGCTTCCACGGCGCAGCCGAGAGCTGGCTCGAACACGGTCGGTGCCAGTACCTTCAGCATCACCAGCTGTGAGCAGCCTTGATGGTCAGGGGCCATGCGGCTTGAGGCCCGTACAGGCGCTCGCGGCCGAGCGCGAGGGTGATGTCGGTTGGCGTCTCGTTCGCAACAGCTTGATAGCGCACCTGGCCCAGCAGGGATGGAGGGCTGTCGGCGTACAAGTGAACGTGGCCCTGGCAAGATTTTCGTGAAACGGGGCTGTGCAACCGTGCGCCG
This DNA window, taken from Streptomyces sp. NBC_00663, encodes the following:
- a CDS encoding inositol monophosphatase family protein → MSEMLQTADVATSDADLLAQTANAVRAAGSVLRERFGDVVRYETREDLMRALAVNDDAALDILRPTLTSLRPDAGWVEDELDGGALPSGEWWVVDPAEGNVNHLHALPEWAVTATLVRDNQPVLTAVYLPLTGETYTALVGAGAHLDGRPLHVSPTADLGLGIVATSQARPDEDEEVVRRVGSSITAMLFGALVVRTSVPATLHLLNVAAGRIDAFWQFAGARADLLPGALLVTEAGGQISDAQGRPWTPQSESFLAAAPGIHAEAVATLSR
- a CDS encoding NADPH-dependent F420 reductase, coding for MSTIAVLGNGRVGSNLAQALTTAGHEVTVTDRTPGAAADAARTAQIVINATPGAGSLERLTALREELRGKILVDVSNATTDGPDGLPANLIYSGSSLAERLQHALPDTHVVKTLNTMLFMVMTAPGQLSTSPTAYLSANDEQAKKTVTGLLTDLGWDPAWIEDLGDITTARATEAMILIVPHIIRRNGFTPFAVSLAR
- a CDS encoding inositol monophosphatase family protein; amino-acid sequence: MSQDLLRATTAAVRQAGARLRKRYSTAARQRGLPDMLADLHANDLAVVDVLESALAEILPEAHWLNDEHGSGPLPEGAWWLIDPVGGNLNAVHGMTDWNIGVSLVRDQRPVLAVLYFPLLDEMFTATEGGGAFLNGVPLRVSDKQSLDGALTGTGQAQPGTTAALADRTGASFAAMSKAALYVRISVPVSHQLAQVAAGRMDLHWQFDNVRAHAGGVLLVLEAGGLVTDLDGKHADPQLDSTAETEPEGGVRATATPNIAARTADTAPTVLQAASTSPVLPPPPSASPIAGDPGASRSPCRRR
- a CDS encoding nuclear transport factor 2 family protein, with translation MSLSPREVFLRLVHGVADGNLSELPDLYGEVTDVRHPMATPESEPLTSRRALREHFTVPPEVRESLPKRRVVDVVVHETADPEVIVAEFAYEFTLPDDSMAKVPCIFVMRVRDGQIIESRDYIDPIRTYTARGDLDRLIASLRKGAS
- a CDS encoding TRADD-N-associated membrane domain-containing protein; amino-acid sequence: MTFPLGVWLIGGLENWDQRAVAMAAAASLLAGGGALAWSFGRLQRRRFIHRYTTELKAKEQAANSDRAESEQLELVRLWETTSRRLDLYHQIATRQAEQSFRHAQIAMAVGFATIVVAASIAALAARTTAGSIVSGVLGATGAAMAAYIGRTFVRSREVAATHLRSYFLQPLEFSRYLAAERLIGTLTPEARPSAVDHLAQAIILGRVPGADAETDTTNGGSADTT